TTAGTTGCAAGTGATGAGACATCATCATCGATCCCATGAGCTTTTTTACCCTTCATTAATCCATCAATTCTCTCAACAACATCTTTTAAGTCTAATCTCTTCTCTAAATCCGATTCACAACAGTTCAACCCAATCTTCAACAATTCAACCATCATCTCTTTATCACCATTATTCACTGCCCCCATATCTTTATCCAAAACCTCTTCAATCTTCAACATAATTTCTGggttattattttcgtaatcacccACAATCGATGTTACCCACACAGCCAAATCTTGTTCTTCGGTTCCTTTTCCTTCTTGTAAGAAATTTGCAGGGAATTTGCCGGTCAAGATCTCTAAAATCAATACACCAAGGCACCATACATCAGTTTTCTTCGTGATCCTTCCATGTTTGATGTATTCAGGTGATTTATAAGCTACGATGAGTTCTTGGGCGCTTTCTGGGTTGATTAATGGGATTAGACTGTAATCTGTGAGTAAAGGTTGAAGGGATTCGTTGAGAAGGACGTTTGAAGATTTGAGATGACCGTGAGGTGAGATTAAAGCTGGGAGTTCGTTGTAGAGGTATTCGAGACCTTTGGTTACTCCTTTTACTATGTTTAATCGTGTTGGCCAATCTAGTGGGGCTTTTCTCAGTGTCTGGTAACCTGAAAAGATTTAAAAAGAAATGTTATCTAACagtaataaaaaaagaagaagaaatataTACGAAATTATTGAGTTAAAGAGCAATTTAGGGTTCTAAATATTTAAAGGAGTTTTCAGGATTCTCTTCAAAAATGGTAGATTTACCATCTGTTCTTAAACTAATTTCCTGACTTCATCTTTAGGTGTAATATGGCATGTTTTTACGTTAGGGTTTATAGTTTTAGGCTTAAAAAATTAGGTAAGACGTGAGGTATATTTACGGATTTAGATATGTCAAAAGATTTTTCGATTTCTTCAAGAAAAATCTATTAAAGTCTAATATTGTCTTCATTGGAAGTTGTCTCAAATGTCACAACTCTATAGATTGAAAGTTCGAATGTCTAAAGAAGTGGTCTAAAGACAAGATGGGTGTGCCTAATCGGGTGATTAGAAGGCAAATCATATGGAACGTACATTGTTATACTTGAATCTATGGTATAGTTAAACCTTCTCAGGAATCGGATTAAGCAATCAATTAGATCATCAGATCTCAAATTAATTGATTTGACCAGTTTAaacgtaaatattttattattattatttttttaatcaatttttagtgTTAAGCTTCTTAGAAGCTGAAATTTGTGAATTTAAGTAATGAGAGTACTAACCGTGAAGATGAACAGCCAAGCTTCCATTTTCCACAAAATCATAAACTAGCAACTTTTCTTCCCTCCTATAACAATAAGCAACGAGAGGAAGCACATTCTCATGTCTCAACCACCCTAAGTTTTCCATATGCTTTATAAACTCTTCTTTCCCAACGTTATTCAGCTTTTTATGTCTCTTCACCACCATTGACGACCCTACCGATAGAGCCGCCTTATGCGATGACCCAAAGCTCCCACTCCCCAACACATCCGCCGTTGATTTCAACAGCTCCGCCAGATCAAACCTCTCTCTATCATCCCTCAAGAAAGAGAGCTCTACGTCGTTTTTCTGCGAAGCACCCGACGTCGGTGGTGGTGCCTCGATGGAATGAGGCGGTTGCACTCTGCTGCGACAACAGATTAAGAGGAGGGTGAGAGTGGCGAAAATGATTGATGTGACGACTAAAAAAACGATGGTGGGAAGCCAAATGGCGGGTGTTTTGGGAGGGGCAGGGGAAGGAGCGGGGGAAGGGGTTGTGGGGAGGGCGGGTGAAGGGGCGGAGGATTGGATTGTGGGAGGGGAAGTTGGAGAGTCACAAGTCTTCAATGGTGCTCCACATAGACCTTTGTTGCCTGCAGGTGTAAACCAAGAAAATTATAGGCCTTTTAAACTATACATTAATGTAATTaatgtaaaaatattaattaataatagtaaaattagaTACTGTAATAATATTATAGTATGagaaaaaaataaactaaacgcATCACATCGTAAGCTATCCAAATCCCATCTAAGTGACATAATTGTTACTATATtagaatttaaattatttttatttctattattcaaATAATAGTAAATTAGAATTTATAAATTAGTTTAAATAACATATTGTGTCATTAATTGAAGTGTCATATTGCATATAGAgatcatttaattaataatagaaatgaataaaattttaatagaaaaattcaatatataaaaattaatttatatatttttgagtAACAAgacaaaatacaatttaatttttaatataggGATCTTTATAATATTTTACCATAATTTAAATTTACAGAAATTGGAAAGTTAattacaaattttaatttataaaattttcgaaAATTAAGAAACTATTCCAATAACATTATTAAACTTTAatcttaaatagtaaaaattagtaattagtaGGTCAAATTTtttatgcaataaataacaaaaaaaaacccAGTAATTCAAGTTTTCTTTACTATTGGACTAAATTCTTTGTTTTCATACAACATAATtagtcaaaaatataaaaatttgatttaatccttctaAAATTAtgaagatataaactattaaaatgaggatattatattttattatggtaaaatatacaatttaattcgaCTCAAAATTTTTCTTCTAACTTCACCCTTGAATGAACATGATATGATTGGAAATAATAGGGTTTGAAAGTACGTAAACATGATTGACAAGTCATAGGGAACAAAAGTGGCGAAGCCAGAGGGTTAACAGGCCTTGAtcccttaaaatgaaaattttttattttgttattttatatttaataaaattttaaattaataataataaaattacacttttgacccaaaaaaatttaatttaatatttaaaagttataaatatataatctattaaaatagtgaaattacattttattatcataaaaatataaaatttaattcggACTCAAAAAATTTTCTAACTCCACCACCACTAAAAAACAAACACTGTCCTTAAACCGAAAAATAATTTAACTGgtttaaaattcttttaaaattataaaattataaattaatatgttttaaccttcttaaatatttataatttactaAAATTTCTGTCCACCCttcaacataaaaaaaaaaaaacagtagaGTTCTAGACTATATATTATGATTGTATGATCGAAGTTTGCAATGAAATCATGACAAAGAAATTGTTAAAATGATTATATTAGCATTTTGCAATCACGATAAACACGAAAAACTCACCGGAAAATATGGTGGGATCCATCTTACTAAGGCTTGCAGGTATAGAACCCTCCAATGCATTATTTGAAAGATTCAGTGTGAAGTTGTGTTGTTTAAAATCCGGTATCTTACCGGAAAACTTATTCCCGTCGAACTTAATCTCTATAACCTTACGAAGGTTAGCTATCGACGACGGAATCTCACCCGTAAACTTATTTTTCGAAAGATACAATTTCTTCAATCTAGCCAGACTTTCAAATGCATTTTTCGGTAAATCTCCAGAAAATTGATTGTTCGACAAATAAAGCGATCTCAAGCCACTGAGTTTATTAAAATCCGGTAAGGAGCCGTTGAAATTATTGTTCATAAAACTTAGGGTTCTTAATTTGGAAAACCCGGATAAGGAATCCACATCGATGGTTCCCGATAATCCCATTTTCTCAAGTTTTAGACCCAAAACGGTATCCTTTTTGCAAAGGACACCGACCCAATTCGCACGGTTGCCATCGCACGGCGGCTTTGGGTTGTTTCTCCAACTGTCCAATTTAGAGGCATTGACTAAAGAAGCTTCGAATTTCAAAAGGGATTCAGAATCGGAAAATGAATAAGAAGAAGTGAAAAGCatagatattaaaaatataacaCGAAGGTGAAAGGTGGCCATGGCGGAGGGTTTTATGCACGGTGATGGAGGGCGGCGGCGCGTGCGGGCCCTTCGCCACGGGGCCTACAATGCGGGGATATCGATGGGGTTTTGAGCCCAAGGATGGGCCcaaaagagaaagaaaacaaaaaagaaaaatggtGGGTGAAAATCTGGATGGTTTTGAAAGAGAGGAAAGATTGAGTTACTAAGAATAGGAGTTGCTAAAAGGTGTATATCAATGGAAGGCTCTGCATGTGTTACGTTGATAACGTCTTCATCTTACGTATTTGCCATGCAATtcctttatttaaaaatttttgggcaaaaagttttcacattttaattcaatcatTTAGAATTAGTTTGGTATAAtttaagatttagggtttatAATTCTCGAATGAATGTTGATTGGCTCGGTATAgtttaagatttagggtttatTATTCTGGAATGAATGTTGATTTAACATTTATAGATCAATGTTTTAGTTAGTTGAGTAGCTAGAATTTTGGGATAAAGATGAATGTGGCTCGGATTTGAGGGGATAAGGGTAGATAGAATTTTTACtcgaaaatgataaaaaaaattataatttgatctGATGTTGACCTCGAGTTGATCATTGGCTAGGTCACAACAGAATTTCAGGCCTATTTGATAGGTTTAGGCAAAAAATAGACTTAAAATTTTGCCTAAACCCGATCTGGATAAAAAGTTAAAACTCAAGCTCGACTCGCTTGttgtaataaattttatataaaaataaatttaaaaatataatacatcaaatatagtaaaaaatcaaataaatattttccgataaattgaaaataaaaaaatttatatttaaataacactaagatagggtaaaatttaacaagcaaatgactctaaaatagtagcaaaattaataataaaacaagagttatacaatattcaaacaataacaataaaatagtaacaatataatagtgaaatggcaGCAAAATAGTAGAAAAACAACAACAATTTTTTGGTAAATTCGGACTGGACCCGGGCAAATTAAAGCTTACCTAAGGCTTGACCCATTTTCTATATACGAGCCTTTTTTTTTGCCCAAGTCCATTTTTCGAGCCTATTTTATCATTctaactcaatttgaaatttttttgaatcgaatcgaatgaaatgtaattcgagtcgaatcgagtgaaatgtaattcgagtcgaatcgaatcaagtgaaattattt
Above is a genomic segment from Gossypium arboreum isolate Shixiya-1 chromosome 8, ASM2569848v2, whole genome shotgun sequence containing:
- the LOC108468208 gene encoding pollen receptor-like kinase 1, with product MATFHLRVIFLISMLFTSSYSFSDSESLLKFEASLVNASKLDSWRNNPKPPCDGNRANWVGVLCKKDTVLGLKLEKMGLSGTIDVDSLSGFSKLRTLSFMNNNFNGSLPDFNKLSGLRSLYLSNNQFSGDLPKNAFESLARLKKLYLSKNKFTGEIPSSIANLRKVIEIKFDGNKFSGKIPDFKQHNFTLNLSNNALEGSIPASLSKMDPTIFSGNKGLCGAPLKTCDSPTSPPTIQSSAPSPALPTTPSPAPSPAPPKTPAIWLPTIVFLVVTSIIFATLTLLLICCRSRVQPPHSIEAPPPTSGASQKNDVELSFLRDDRERFDLAELLKSTADVLGSGSFGSSHKAALSVGSSMVVKRHKKLNNVGKEEFIKHMENLGWLRHENVLPLVAYCYRREEKLLVYDFVENGSLAVHLHGYQTLRKAPLDWPTRLNIVKGVTKGLEYLYNELPALISPHGHLKSSNVLLNESLQPLLTDYSLIPLINPESAQELIVAYKSPEYIKHGRITKKTDVWCLGVLILEILTGKFPANFLQEGKGTEEQDLAVWVTSIVGDYENNNPEIMLKIEEVLDKDMGAVNNGDKEMMVELLKIGLNCCESDLEKRLDLKDVVERIDGLMKGKKAHGIDDDVSSLATNN